From the genome of Methanobacterium petrolearium, one region includes:
- a CDS encoding helicase C-terminal domain-containing protein, giving the protein MDNGFFCDKCGMIKDRCICSSSGSEGSGQVNTPKISTSRIKAIKRQYPHIDEDIIEKFPFQSPREGQLEIIDEIREAIERGYSNIILEAGTGTGKSAVATTLARLYQPAYVLTMTKQLQSQYASEFGYPMVKGRGNFLCQNESLEYSCDQGTCQTIPSTQKFACDYGISKSPFNGEFHAFQDAFGSPIYFRSNERCRYWDQKALAVESSITLMNYDYALLELNYVKHFGKRHFMVLDEAHNLENKLMQRLEVNLYNRRLEREIKKTIPPSMMKHTEPAEWILFVESLYDDYQDLDLKKIPKRSADRINRMKMNLSELSRNLENSPDNWVVDTSPGGVSFKPLRVNTYAPEHLFNHADIRLFMSATILDQDLFCQWLGINPDETYHLEIKSVFPPSSRPVHLKLVGNMSHRLIKRTAPKTIPVLEKIIEHHKYEKGLIHTHNYKCQQYIMKYLKDPRLMGHNPKNREQVLNRFEHSKEPRVLVSPSMSEGVDLPYEKCQFQVIYKIPFPYLGDPQINQRKQQDPPWYAYKTIMTLLQAYGRGMRAEDDYCETYILDGNFRMLLRNKLYRNLVPSFFKDAIQRE; this is encoded by the coding sequence ATGGATAACGGCTTCTTCTGTGACAAGTGTGGAATGATAAAAGACCGATGTATATGCTCATCTAGCGGATCTGAAGGATCTGGTCAGGTAAATACACCGAAAATATCAACTTCAAGGATCAAAGCTATTAAAAGACAATATCCCCATATTGATGAGGATATCATTGAAAAATTCCCTTTCCAATCACCCCGGGAAGGTCAGCTGGAGATCATAGATGAGATCAGGGAGGCCATCGAACGTGGCTATTCTAACATCATCCTGGAGGCAGGTACAGGTACTGGGAAATCAGCAGTGGCCACCACCTTGGCGCGACTTTACCAGCCTGCCTATGTGCTCACCATGACCAAACAGCTCCAGTCCCAGTATGCCTCAGAATTCGGATACCCTATGGTTAAAGGCCGTGGGAACTTCTTATGTCAGAATGAGAGTTTGGAGTACAGCTGCGATCAGGGGACCTGTCAGACCATCCCCAGCACCCAGAAGTTCGCCTGTGATTATGGTATCAGCAAATCCCCATTTAATGGCGAGTTTCACGCTTTTCAAGATGCTTTTGGAAGTCCAATTTATTTCCGTTCCAATGAAAGATGCCGCTACTGGGACCAGAAAGCATTGGCTGTGGAAAGCTCCATAACATTAATGAACTACGATTATGCCCTACTTGAACTTAACTATGTAAAACACTTTGGTAAAAGGCATTTTATGGTTTTAGACGAGGCTCATAACCTGGAAAACAAGTTAATGCAACGTCTGGAGGTTAATCTCTACAACCGCCGCCTGGAACGCGAAATCAAAAAAACCATACCCCCCAGTATGATGAAACATACCGAACCTGCAGAATGGATACTGTTTGTAGAATCACTTTACGACGATTACCAGGACTTGGACCTTAAAAAAATCCCCAAAAGATCAGCTGACCGTATAAACCGTATGAAAATGAACCTGAGTGAACTTTCACGAAACTTGGAGAACTCTCCTGATAACTGGGTGGTGGACACCAGTCCCGGAGGAGTATCCTTTAAACCCCTCCGGGTAAACACCTATGCTCCTGAGCATCTTTTCAATCATGCTGATATCCGGCTTTTTATGAGTGCCACCATCCTTGATCAGGATTTATTCTGCCAGTGGCTGGGAATAAACCCGGATGAAACATATCACCTGGAGATTAAGAGTGTTTTCCCACCATCATCCCGCCCAGTTCATTTGAAACTGGTGGGGAACATGTCACACCGCCTGATAAAACGCACCGCCCCTAAAACTATTCCTGTCCTTGAAAAAATCATCGAACACCATAAATATGAAAAAGGACTCATTCACACCCACAACTACAAGTGTCAGCAGTATATCATGAAATATCTTAAGGATCCCCGTTTGATGGGCCATAACCCCAAAAACAGGGAACAGGTTCTAAACCGTTTTGAACATAGCAAGGAACCTCGAGTGCTGGTAAGCCCTTCAATGAGTGAAGGGGTGGATTTACCCTATGAAAAGTGCCAATTCCAAGTTATATACAAGATACCATTCCCTTACCTGGGAGACCCGCAGATAAACCAGCGAAAACAGCAGGACCCTCCATGGTATGCTTATAAAACAATTATGACTCTCCTGCAGGCTTATGGTCGTGGGATGCGGGCTGAAGATGATTACTGTGAAACTTACATCCTAGATGGTAACTTCCGCATGTTACTGAGGAACAAACTTTACCGTAACCTAGTGCCCAGCTTCTTCAAGGATGCCATTCAAAGAGAATGA